From a single Seriola aureovittata isolate HTS-2021-v1 ecotype China chromosome 18, ASM2101889v1, whole genome shotgun sequence genomic region:
- the LOC130186237 gene encoding glycolipid transfer protein-like, translating to MALLLDNQFPELPPDKSVDTKLFLEAVSHIPLFFDCLGSKVFSIIKSDINGNITKIKAVYVQDPAKYVTLQHILEAEREAHGAEWPKVGATLALMWLKRGLRFIQILLQSLADGDRDENNPNLIRVNITKAYEQALKKYHGWIVQKIFNAALLAAPYRSNFLKALSKGEEVKEEDCLANVRQFLLNYTATVDAIYEMFTNLNAELDYTV from the exons ATGGCTCTTCTACTGGATAACCAATTCCCAGAGCTGCCTCCTGACAAGTCGGTAGACACAAAGTTATTCTTGGAGGCCGTATCTCACATTCCTTTATTTTTTG acTGCTTGGGATCAAAAGTATTCTCAATTATCAAATCCGACATTAATGGCAATATAACG AAAATTAAAGCGGTGTATGTTCAGGATCCTGCAAAGTACGTCACCCTGCAACACATCCTGGAGGCAGAGCGAGAAGCCCACGGAGCAGAATGGCCTAAAGttggagcaacattagctttgATGTGGCTGAAAAG GGGTCTCCGTTTCATACAGATTCTGCTGCAGAGTTTGGCAGATGGGGACAGAGATGAGAACAACCCCAACCTGATTCGGGTCAATATCACCAAAGCCTATGAACAGGCGCTGAAGAAATACCACGGCTGGATTGTGCAGAAGATTTTTaat GCAGCGTTACTTGCAGCTCCTTACAGGTCAAACTTCCTCAAGGCACTGTCAAagggagaggaagtgaaagaggaggatTGTCTTGCAAATGTGCGTCAGTTCCTGCTTAATTACACTGCCACTGTAGATGCCATCTACGAGATGTTCACGAATCTAAACGCAGAGCTGGACTACACTGTTTGA
- the LOC130186236 gene encoding protein FAM222A: MLACIQRRQNLSSQRLACTPKSLDVPPPPLLLPVPPLQPCTHKGEPASMISRYPSPAELDAFAQKNANSPLSIKIFPSDVRVPQHKQLNKTVNGLDTTGPRFSPYSHPYSGGYQGLLAIVKASVVVKGVVKNSEGRRTKHANSQASVAPYNNPLNNGYTVRHGHKAYHISACKLPDVPIETLCSSAGMASGDQSLAPQSELAEVQSLMRQMSRVPHSQTLQLGGEARASPSLQAVAAVAHSDSDFVLGVPPQSSLAFTGAVLPTQSADIAKAGYLEKGDYTVWQHKHQIQQQQYQQGAVRMYSVSNSAQGHRAAETGVGQSPETCLPLACSSQLSYRPHPPSVGAGQERVSSSSLNCAAMPGEFSVGQYFAPLWDSVVATPNSDCYTSQVLATGTCAARPRDLGLSHPHLHPNRHQHHHHHHHHPQRHQPQLHLPLPPHTQAYSKDQNLCCGLPSSSLCHAAVLSSSLQSLECLISEIHPPCIKERMLGRGYEAMGMPQLLEHHQQTHIQLPVYR; the protein is encoded by the coding sequence GCGAGCCAGCCTCCATGATTTCTCGGTATCCTTCTCCTGCAGAGTTGGATGCCTTTGCCCAGAAGAACGCCAACAGCCCACTGTCCATCAAAATCTTTCCATCTGACGTCCGGGTGCCACAGCATAAACAGCTCAACAAAACGGTCAACGGCCTAGACACCACAGGTCCCCGCTTTAGCCCGTATTCACACCCGTACTCAGGAGGATATCAGGGCTTGTTGGCCATCGTCAAAGCCTCTGTGGTGGTCAAAGGTGTGGTGAAAAACTCAGAGGGCAGGAGGACTAAACATGCAAACTCCCAGGCTTCTGTGGCGCCGTATAATAATCCTCTGAATAATGGCTACACTGTCAGACATGGGCACAAGGCCTATCATATAAGCGCATGTAAGCTGCCTGATGTACCCATTGAGACGCTTTGTTCTAGTGCAGGGATGGCCTCCGGAGATCAGAGCCTGGCCCCCCAGTCTGAGCTGGCAGAGGTTCAAAGCCTGATGAGGCAGATGAGCAGAGTTCCCCACAGCCAGACCCTGCAGCTGGGGGGAGAGGCTCGAGCCAGCCCGTCTCTGCAGGCCGTGGCTGCAGTGGCACATTCAGACTCAGACTTTGTCCTGGGAGTGCCGCCCCAGAGCAGTCTGGCATTCACGGGGGCAGTGCTACCGACACAGAGTGCAGACATAGCCAAAGCTGGTTACTTAGAGAAAGGAGACTACACGGTGTGGCAGCACAAACATcaaattcagcagcagcagtatcagCAGGGAGCAGTGAGGATGTACAGTGTGAGTAACAGTGCTCAGGGGCATAGAGCAGCAGAGACTGGGGTTGGCCAGTCTCCTGAAACCTGCCTCCCTTTGGCGTGCTCCTCGCAGCTGTCTTACAGGCCGCATCCCCCCAGCGTGGGAGCTGGGCAGGAGCGAgtcagcagctcctctctgaaCTGCGCTGCCATGCCGGGGGAGTTCTCTGTCGGACAGTACTTTGCTCCTCTCTGGGACAGTGTTGTGGCCACCCCTAACAGCGACTGTTATACTTCTCAGGTGCTGGCAACGGGTACATGTGCAGCCAGGCCTAGAGACCTGGGGCTCTCCCATCCCCACCTCCACCCAAACCGCcatcaacaccaccaccaccaccaccaccaccctcagcGTCACCAGCCGCAGCTCCAccttccccttcctcctcaTACCCAGGCCTACAGCAAAGACCAAAACCTCTGTTGTGGGCTGCCTAGTTCTAGCCTGTGCCACGCTGCGGTACTTAGCAGCAGCCTGCAGTCTCTGGAGTGCCTCATCAGTGAGATCCACCCTCCCTGCATCAAAGAGCGCATGCTGGGCCGTGGGTACGAAGCCATGGGGATGCCTCAGCTGCTGGAGCACCACCAGCAAACCCACATCCAACTCCCTGTCTACAGATAA